From the Macaca nemestrina isolate mMacNem1 chromosome 7, mMacNem.hap1, whole genome shotgun sequence genome, one window contains:
- the LOC105493135 gene encoding neuronal acetylcholine receptor subunit alpha-3 isoform X1, translating to MGCRPLSPPRLLLLLSLLPVARASEAEHRLFERLFEDYNEIIRPVANVSDPVIIHFEVSMSQLVKVDEVNQIMETNLWLKQIWNDYKLKWNPSDYGGTEFMRVPAQKIWKPDIVLYNNAVGDFQVDDKTKALLKYTGEVTWMPPAIFKSSCKIDVTYFPFDYQNCTMKFGSWSYDKAKIDLVLIGSSMNLKDYWESGEWAIIKAPGYKHDIKYNCCEEIYPDITYSLYIRRLPLFYTINLIIPCLLISFLTVLVFYLPSDCGEKVTLCISVLLSLTVFLLVITETIPSTSLVIPLIGEYLLFTMIFVTLSIVITVFVLNVHYRTPTTHTMPSWVKTVFLNLLPRVMFMTRPTSNEGNAQKPRPLSGAELSNLNCFSRAESKGCKEGYPCQDRMCGYCHHRRIKISNFSANLTRSSSSESVDAVLSLSALSPEIKEAIQSVKYIAENMKAQNEAKEIQDDWKYVAMVIDRIFLWVFTLVCILGTAGLFLQPLMAREEA from the exons ATGGGCTGTCGCCCGCTGTCGCCGCcgcggctgctgctgctgctgtctctGCTGCCAG TGGCCAGGGCCTCAGAGGCGGAGCACCGTCTATTTGAGCGGCTGTTTGAAGATTACAATGAGATCATCCGGCCTGTGGCCAACGTGTCCGACCCAGTCATCATCCATTTCGAGGTGTCCATGTCTCAGCTGGTGAAGGTG GATGAAGTAAACCAGATCATGGAGACCAACCTGTGGCTCAAGCAA ATCTGGAATGACTACAAGCTGAAGTGGAACCCCTCTGACTATGGTGGGACAGAGTTCATGCGTGTCCCTGCACAGAAGATCTGGAAGCCAGACATTGTGCTGTATAACAA TGCTGTTGGGGATTTCCAGGTGGATGACAAGACCAAAGCCTTACTCAAGTACACTGGGGAGGTGACTTGGATGCCTcctgccatctttaagagctccTGCAAAATTGACGTTACCTACTTCCCGTTTGATTACCAAAACTGCACCATGAAGTTCGGTTCCTGGTCCTACGACAAGGCGAAAATTGATCTGGTTCTGATCGGCTCCTCCATGAACCTCAAGGACTACTGGGAGAGCGGCGAGTGGGCCATCATCAAAGCCCCGGGCTACAAACATGACATCAAGTACAACTGCTGCGAGGAGATCTACCCCGACATCACATACTCGCTGTACATCCGGCGCCTGCCCTTGTTCTACACCATCAACCTCATCATCCCCTGCCTGCTCATCTCCTTCCTCACTGTGCTCGTCTTCTACCTGCCCTCCGACTGCGGTGAGAAGGTGACCCTGTGCATTTCCGTCCTCCTTTCCCTGACAGTGTTTCTCCTGGTGATCACTGAGACCATCCCTTCCACCTCGCTAGTCATCCCCCTGATTGGAGAGTACCTCCTGTTCACCATGATTTTCGTAACCCTGTCCATCGTCATCACTGTCTTCGTGCTCAACGTGCACTACAGAACCCCGACTACACACACAATGCCCTCATGGGTGAAGACCGTATTCTTGAACCTGCTCCCCAGGGTCATGTTCATGACCAGGCCAACAAGCAACGAGGGCAACGCTCAGAAGCCAAGGCCCCTCTCTGGTGCCGAGCTCTCAAATCTGAATTGCTTCAGCCGTGCAGAGTCCAAAGGCTGCAAGGAGGGCTACCCCTGCCAGGACAGGATGTGTGGTTACTGCCACCACCGCAGGATAAAAATCTCCAATTTCAGTGCTAACCTCACAAGAAGCTCTAGTTCTGAATCTGTTGATGCTGTGCTGTCCCTCTCTGCTTTGTCACCAGAAATCAAAGAAGCCATCCAAAGTGTCAAGTATATTGCTGAAAATATGAAAGCACAAAATGAAGCCAAAGAG
- the LOC105493133 gene encoding neuronal acetylcholine receptor subunit beta-4 isoform X1 has product MRHAPSLVLFLLVALCGRGDCRVANAEEKLMDDLLNKTRYNNLIRPATSSSQLISIKLQLSLAQLISVNEREQIMTTNVWLKQEWTDYRLTWNSSCYEGVNILRIPTKRIWLPDIVLYNNADGTYEVSVYTNLVVRSNGSVMWLPPAIYKSTCKIEVKYFPFDQQNCTLKFRSWTYDHTEIDMVLMTPTASMDDFTPSGEWDIVALPGRRTVNPQDPSYVDVTYDFIIKRKPLFYTINLIIPCVLITSLAILVFYLPSDCGEKMTLCISVLLALTVFLLLISKIVPPTSLDVPLIGKYLMFTMVLVTFSIVTSVCVLNVHHRSPSTHTMAPWVKRCFLHKLPTFLFMKRPGPDSSLARAFLPSKSHVTKPKATTTSTSPSKLYGNSMYFVNPASAAPKSPAGSRDFWLRSSGRFRQDVQEALEGVSFIAQHMKNDDEDQSVVEDWKYVAMVVDRLFLWVFVFVCVLGTVGLFLPPLFQTHMASEGPYAAQRD; this is encoded by the exons ATGAGGCATGCGCCTTCCCTGGTCCTTTTCCTCCTGGTCGCCCTTTGCGGGCGTG GGGACTGCCGCGTGGCCAATGCAGAGGAAAAGCTGATGGACGACCTTCTGAACAAAACCCGTTACAATAACCTGATCCGCCCAGCCACCAGCTCCTCACAGCTCATCTCCATCAAGCTGCAGCTCTCCCTGGCCCAGCTTATCAGCGTG AATGAGCGAGAGCAGATCATGACCACCAATGTCTGGCTGAAACAG GAATGGACTGATTACCGCCTGACCTGGAACAGCTCCTGCTACGAGGGTGTGAACATCCTGAGGATCCCCACCAAGCGCATCTGGTTGCCTGACATCGTGCTTTACAACAA CGCTGACGGGACCTATGAGGTGTCTGTCTACACCAACTTGGTAGTCCGGTCCAATGGCAGCGTCATGTGGCTGCCCCCTGCCATCTACAAGAGCACCTGCAAGATTGAGGTGAAGTACTTTCCCTTCGACCAGCAGAACTGCACCCTCAAGTTCCGCTCCTGGACCTATGACCACACGGAGATAGACATGGTCCTCATGACACCCACAGCCAGCATGGATGACTTTACTCCCAGTGGTGAGTGGGACATAGTGGCCCTCCCAGGGAGAAGGACAGTGAACCCACAGGACCCCAGCTATGTGGACGTGACTTACGACTTCATCATCAAGCGCAAGCCTCTGTTCTACACCATCAACCTCATCATCCCCTGCGTGCTCATCACCTCGCTGGCCATCCTCGTCTTCTACCTGCCGTCCGACTGCGGCGAGAAGATGACGCTGTGCATCTCTGTGCTGCTGGCGCTTACAGTCTTCCTACTGCTCATCTCCAAGATCGTGCCGCCCACCTCCCTCGATGTGCCTCTCATTGGCAAGTACCTCATGTTCACCATGGTGCTGGTCACCTTCTCCATCGTCACCAGCGTCTGCGTGCTCAATGTGCACCACCGCTCACCCAGCACCCACACCATGGCACCCTGGGTCAAGCGCTGCTTCCTGCACAAGCTGCCTACCTTCCTCTTCATGAAGCGCCCTGGCCCTGACAGCAGTCTGGCCAGAGCCTTCCTGCCCAGCAAGTCACACGTGACCAAGCCCAaggccaccaccacctccaccagccCCTCCAAACTCTATGGGAACTCCATGTACTTTGTGAACCCTGCCTCTGCAGCTCCCAAGTCTCCAGCCGGCTCCAGGGATTTCTGGCTGCGGTCCTCTGGGAGGTTCCGACAGGATGTGCAGGAGGCATTAGAAGGTGTCAGCTTCATCGCCCAGCACATGAAGAATGACGATGAAGACCAGAGT GTCGTTGAAGACTGGAAGTACGTGGCTATGGTGGTAGACCGGCTGTTCCTGTGGGTGTTCGTGTTTGTGTGCGTACTGGGCACTGTTGGGCTCTTCCTACCGCCCCTCTTCCAGACCCACATGGCTTCGGAAGGGCCCTACGCTGCCCAGCGTGACTGA
- the LOC105493133 gene encoding neuronal acetylcholine receptor subunit beta-4 isoform X2, which translates to MRLPWSFSSWSPFAGVNEREQIMTTNVWLKQEWTDYRLTWNSSCYEGVNILRIPTKRIWLPDIVLYNNADGTYEVSVYTNLVVRSNGSVMWLPPAIYKSTCKIEVKYFPFDQQNCTLKFRSWTYDHTEIDMVLMTPTASMDDFTPSGEWDIVALPGRRTVNPQDPSYVDVTYDFIIKRKPLFYTINLIIPCVLITSLAILVFYLPSDCGEKMTLCISVLLALTVFLLLISKIVPPTSLDVPLIGKYLMFTMVLVTFSIVTSVCVLNVHHRSPSTHTMAPWVKRCFLHKLPTFLFMKRPGPDSSLARAFLPSKSHVTKPKATTTSTSPSKLYGNSMYFVNPASAAPKSPAGSRDFWLRSSGRFRQDVQEALEGVSFIAQHMKNDDEDQSVVEDWKYVAMVVDRLFLWVFVFVCVLGTVGLFLPPLFQTHMASEGPYAAQRD; encoded by the exons ATGCGCCTTCCCTGGTCCTTTTCCTCCTGGTCGCCCTTTGCGGGCGTG AATGAGCGAGAGCAGATCATGACCACCAATGTCTGGCTGAAACAG GAATGGACTGATTACCGCCTGACCTGGAACAGCTCCTGCTACGAGGGTGTGAACATCCTGAGGATCCCCACCAAGCGCATCTGGTTGCCTGACATCGTGCTTTACAACAA CGCTGACGGGACCTATGAGGTGTCTGTCTACACCAACTTGGTAGTCCGGTCCAATGGCAGCGTCATGTGGCTGCCCCCTGCCATCTACAAGAGCACCTGCAAGATTGAGGTGAAGTACTTTCCCTTCGACCAGCAGAACTGCACCCTCAAGTTCCGCTCCTGGACCTATGACCACACGGAGATAGACATGGTCCTCATGACACCCACAGCCAGCATGGATGACTTTACTCCCAGTGGTGAGTGGGACATAGTGGCCCTCCCAGGGAGAAGGACAGTGAACCCACAGGACCCCAGCTATGTGGACGTGACTTACGACTTCATCATCAAGCGCAAGCCTCTGTTCTACACCATCAACCTCATCATCCCCTGCGTGCTCATCACCTCGCTGGCCATCCTCGTCTTCTACCTGCCGTCCGACTGCGGCGAGAAGATGACGCTGTGCATCTCTGTGCTGCTGGCGCTTACAGTCTTCCTACTGCTCATCTCCAAGATCGTGCCGCCCACCTCCCTCGATGTGCCTCTCATTGGCAAGTACCTCATGTTCACCATGGTGCTGGTCACCTTCTCCATCGTCACCAGCGTCTGCGTGCTCAATGTGCACCACCGCTCACCCAGCACCCACACCATGGCACCCTGGGTCAAGCGCTGCTTCCTGCACAAGCTGCCTACCTTCCTCTTCATGAAGCGCCCTGGCCCTGACAGCAGTCTGGCCAGAGCCTTCCTGCCCAGCAAGTCACACGTGACCAAGCCCAaggccaccaccacctccaccagccCCTCCAAACTCTATGGGAACTCCATGTACTTTGTGAACCCTGCCTCTGCAGCTCCCAAGTCTCCAGCCGGCTCCAGGGATTTCTGGCTGCGGTCCTCTGGGAGGTTCCGACAGGATGTGCAGGAGGCATTAGAAGGTGTCAGCTTCATCGCCCAGCACATGAAGAATGACGATGAAGACCAGAGT GTCGTTGAAGACTGGAAGTACGTGGCTATGGTGGTAGACCGGCTGTTCCTGTGGGTGTTCGTGTTTGTGTGCGTACTGGGCACTGTTGGGCTCTTCCTACCGCCCCTCTTCCAGACCCACATGGCTTCGGAAGGGCCCTACGCTGCCCAGCGTGACTGA
- the LOC105493135 gene encoding neuronal acetylcholine receptor subunit alpha-3 isoform X2: MSQLVKVDEVNQIMETNLWLKQIWNDYKLKWNPSDYGGTEFMRVPAQKIWKPDIVLYNNAVGDFQVDDKTKALLKYTGEVTWMPPAIFKSSCKIDVTYFPFDYQNCTMKFGSWSYDKAKIDLVLIGSSMNLKDYWESGEWAIIKAPGYKHDIKYNCCEEIYPDITYSLYIRRLPLFYTINLIIPCLLISFLTVLVFYLPSDCGEKVTLCISVLLSLTVFLLVITETIPSTSLVIPLIGEYLLFTMIFVTLSIVITVFVLNVHYRTPTTHTMPSWVKTVFLNLLPRVMFMTRPTSNEGNAQKPRPLSGAELSNLNCFSRAESKGCKEGYPCQDRMCGYCHHRRIKISNFSANLTRSSSSESVDAVLSLSALSPEIKEAIQSVKYIAENMKAQNEAKEIQDDWKYVAMVIDRIFLWVFTLVCILGTAGLFLQPLMAREEA, translated from the exons ATGTCTCAGCTGGTGAAGGTG GATGAAGTAAACCAGATCATGGAGACCAACCTGTGGCTCAAGCAA ATCTGGAATGACTACAAGCTGAAGTGGAACCCCTCTGACTATGGTGGGACAGAGTTCATGCGTGTCCCTGCACAGAAGATCTGGAAGCCAGACATTGTGCTGTATAACAA TGCTGTTGGGGATTTCCAGGTGGATGACAAGACCAAAGCCTTACTCAAGTACACTGGGGAGGTGACTTGGATGCCTcctgccatctttaagagctccTGCAAAATTGACGTTACCTACTTCCCGTTTGATTACCAAAACTGCACCATGAAGTTCGGTTCCTGGTCCTACGACAAGGCGAAAATTGATCTGGTTCTGATCGGCTCCTCCATGAACCTCAAGGACTACTGGGAGAGCGGCGAGTGGGCCATCATCAAAGCCCCGGGCTACAAACATGACATCAAGTACAACTGCTGCGAGGAGATCTACCCCGACATCACATACTCGCTGTACATCCGGCGCCTGCCCTTGTTCTACACCATCAACCTCATCATCCCCTGCCTGCTCATCTCCTTCCTCACTGTGCTCGTCTTCTACCTGCCCTCCGACTGCGGTGAGAAGGTGACCCTGTGCATTTCCGTCCTCCTTTCCCTGACAGTGTTTCTCCTGGTGATCACTGAGACCATCCCTTCCACCTCGCTAGTCATCCCCCTGATTGGAGAGTACCTCCTGTTCACCATGATTTTCGTAACCCTGTCCATCGTCATCACTGTCTTCGTGCTCAACGTGCACTACAGAACCCCGACTACACACACAATGCCCTCATGGGTGAAGACCGTATTCTTGAACCTGCTCCCCAGGGTCATGTTCATGACCAGGCCAACAAGCAACGAGGGCAACGCTCAGAAGCCAAGGCCCCTCTCTGGTGCCGAGCTCTCAAATCTGAATTGCTTCAGCCGTGCAGAGTCCAAAGGCTGCAAGGAGGGCTACCCCTGCCAGGACAGGATGTGTGGTTACTGCCACCACCGCAGGATAAAAATCTCCAATTTCAGTGCTAACCTCACAAGAAGCTCTAGTTCTGAATCTGTTGATGCTGTGCTGTCCCTCTCTGCTTTGTCACCAGAAATCAAAGAAGCCATCCAAAGTGTCAAGTATATTGCTGAAAATATGAAAGCACAAAATGAAGCCAAAGAG